A region of the Emcibacteraceae bacterium genome:
CGCGTCCTCTGCACAGTCATAAGCATAACCTGATGTCATGAACATGCTCTCGCTTGTTTCGCCGAGTTCGCTTCGATAAGTGCCTCCGCGAACAAGTTTCGTTTGCAAACGCCACTTATCCGTTATGTCTTTATTTTGTCCTGTGTCTCGTTTCATTATCGTTACCCTGACTTGTAATTACGTATATTAGGCTGGAATATTTTTTTAAATTTAAACCAGACTCCGCTAATTACTACAGGATGCCCCACCAAGTACACAAAAAGTTGAACAAAATGGGTGATTTAATGAAACGTCCTGCCGCGCAGATGAAAGCGTGTCGCCCATATTAAATTGCTGATCATAGGCAAGAAGTGTACAGGCCATGATGGCAGGACGATCTGCGCCCTTATGTTTTACAACCATTCGGGACGTGGCACACATCATATTTTCAGGATTAACATTTAATATCCCCCAACAGGCCGTGGTGATTTCAACCACATCCTTCTGCAAATCCATTTCCGGGAAAAGTATAAGCTTATGGGGATTAATTGCATCAACCTTAATTGATAACTCAGAAAATAACCTAGCATAGCCCTTCCTAAGCTCATCTTCGCTCTCGTGGGTAAACGTTCGCCCTGCTACATGGATATCAAAGCCGTTATCCGATAGCCATTTAAGCCCCATTATCATAGGCTCCCAGCTTTTATTCCCACGTTCCTTCTCGTGAATTTCTCTGGTGTAATGATCCATCGAAACCCGGATTGACAAGCGGTCAGAATAGCGGCTTTTTAAATCAAGCAACGCATCCTGATGACGCATCATAGGCCTCATGGCATTGGTAAGAACCAAAATCCTGAACCCAAAATCCAGCGCGGTTTCGAGGATTTTAATAATATCCGGGTTCATAAACGGCTCCCCTCCGGTCAGGCCGATCTCTGAAACCGCAATATTTTTCTCTTTTATTTCTTCGAAAAATGGGATCACCTCTTCCAGACGGATATAGGAGAGCGCATCATTTTTAGGGGACGATTCAATATAACAATTTTCACATTCAAGATTACAAAGTGTGCCCGTATTAAACCATAGGGTTTCAAGGTTTTTCAGGCGAACATGGGCCCGCGGGCTGCCATCCAGAGTAAAATCAGGATTACTAAATTTACCGGTATTTTCAATTAATTTGTCCATTGGCGAACCATACATCAAAAATTTTATCCCCGATATCATTAATTTGTAACATAATCGTGATTACAAACATGTCAATTGAGACTTTATTCAGCGTGAGCATTTCCAATTGTAATTGCTGTTAAAAACACATTCTTTGCTGTGCGAACCATGGTTGAAATATCCGCCCATTCATCCGTAAAGCCACGACGTCCCCCTCTTTCGCTTGAAATGCCAATCGATAATGTTCCACCCGCAATCGATACATTTAAATTTGCCGATCCGGCATCTGATAGTCGCGGGCTATTTCCAAGATACTCTGATATTTTAATTGAGGTTTGCAACAGTGAAGACTCCCGGGCACCCTCAATCTGCCCCGGAGGCGTATCAGAGACGACTTCCATTTCAAACTTAATTCCCAGTTCTTTGGTTACTTCAGCAAGAATGTCACGCACTTTATCTTCCATTGTCATGATATGCTCAAGATCAAGTGACCTTACATCAAGCGAAAACCAGCCATGTTCCGGTTTATGATTAAATACCGATCCACTATTAATTACCGCTACATTTAACCTTGTGCGTCTGTCCTCATAAATCTGCGGTTCCGGGATTTGCATAATTCTGTCCACGGAACGGCCAATGGCCTGATTAACATTGGGAAGACCGCCGTTAAGGGTATGTCCGGCCGGGCCATATGCATGAATTTTCCACCAGTGAATGCCTAATGCTCCATAACTGATGCTGTTTCCCTCACCCAGAACATCTACAAAGGCAATCGCCT
Encoded here:
- a CDS encoding radical SAM protein, whose protein sequence is MDKLIENTGKFSNPDFTLDGSPRAHVRLKNLETLWFNTGTLCNLECENCYIESSPKNDALSYIRLEEVIPFFEEIKEKNIAVSEIGLTGGEPFMNPDIIKILETALDFGFRILVLTNAMRPMMRHQDALLDLKSRYSDRLSIRVSMDHYTREIHEKERGNKSWEPMIMGLKWLSDNGFDIHVAGRTFTHESEDELRKGYARLFSELSIKVDAINPHKLILFPEMDLQKDVVEITTACWGILNVNPENMMCATSRMVVKHKGADRPAIMACTLLAYDQQFNMGDTLSSARQDVSLNHPFCSTFCVLGGASCSN
- a CDS encoding M20/M25/M40 family metallo-hydrolase, with the protein product MFRFILSTFILLNSITALAGERSLEEVINDQHVKEGLSEIDGMRNDAANLLIKIGGIISPSGKEQERAEAVAEEMKKIGLSDVHIDEAPNVIGKIRGRSGKALIFVSTLDDLTTVAENQRAAGTLPHIDGDRVVGPGTNTSLTSVSLLMAAKALVDMGFIPEHDIIFAGVAEEETGLRGMKKLYADYKDKAIAFVDVLGEGNSISYGALGIHWWKIHAYGPAGHTLNGGLPNVNQAIGRSVDRIMQIPEPQIYEDRRTRLNVAVINSGSVFNHKPEHGWFSLDVRSLDLEHIMTMEDKVRDILAEVTKELGIKFEMEVVSDTPPGQIEGARESSLLQTSIKISEYLGNSPRLSDAGSANLNVSIAGGTLSIGISSERGGRRGFTDEWADISTMVRTAKNVFLTAITIGNAHAE